Proteins found in one Pelmatolapia mariae isolate MD_Pm_ZW linkage group LG7, Pm_UMD_F_2, whole genome shotgun sequence genomic segment:
- the cstpp1 gene encoding centriolar satellite-associated tubulin polyglutamylase complex regulator 1 isoform X3: MNRLNPTVPADQYLADSNVLFYLNDAVIQLLEHKEEYNQFGVIRYFAEYFSSVKNSNHVLFREFNYIQATPHNRASFIRVFWKCYRQIGKSGDLLSMLEYRSLLQLLCPDFPVVLVQSAARIAVMDDTIDCLMSFSDFLYAFQLQFYYQEFLDCVLVIYQDLLAGKSPNTVIVPTSTSIEQIPSVSTEENNKEEQPQDGVEPSTLVQCIDALCDRSKHSHPPRSCMREILKQTDRISYYSFLMSLAKQEAINQTIGVLPSKAELLIDPEMDQELDKL, from the exons ATGAACCGTTTGAACCCCACGGTTCCCGCTGATCAGTATCTCG CGGACAGCAATGTGCTGTTCTACCTGAATGATGCTGTGATCCAGCTGCTAGAACACAAAGAGGAATACAACCAGTTCGGAGTGATCCGCTACTTCGCTGAATA TTTCAGCAGTGTAAAGAACAGTAACCACGTCCTCTTCAGAGAGTTTAACTACATCCAGGCCACTCCACATAACAGAGCATCCTTCATTCGAGTATTCTGGAAATGCTACAGACAGATTGGCAAAAGTGGAG ACTTGCTCTCCATGCTGGAATACAGGTCCCTGCTGCAGTTACTGTGTCCAGATTTTCCAGTGGTGTTGGTTCAGAGTGCCGCCAG AATTGCTGTGATGGACGACACCATCGATTGTCTGATGTCTTTCTCTGATTTTCTTTATGCTTTCCAGCTGCAGTTTTACTACCAAG AGTTCCTGGACTGTGTGCTGGTAATCTACCAAGATCTGCTAGCAGGTAAGAGTCCCAACACTGTCATCGTCCCCACATCCACCTCCATCGAGCAGATCCCATCTGTGTCTACAGAGGAGAACAACAAAGAAGAGCAGCCACAAGATGGGGTGGAGCCTTCCACTTTGGTTCAGTGTATAGACGCCCTGTGCGACAGGTCCAAACACAG tcatCCGCCCAGGTCATGTATGAGGGAAATCCTGAAGCAAACTGACAGAATTTCTTACTACAGCTTCCTTATGAGTCTGGCTAAACAAGAGGCCATCAACCAAACTATTG GAGTGTTACCCAGTAAGGCAGAGCTGCTCATTGACCCAGAGATGGACCAGGAACTGGACAAACTGTGA
- the cstpp1 gene encoding centriolar satellite-associated tubulin polyglutamylase complex regulator 1 isoform X1, translating into MNRLNPTVPADQYLADSNVLFYLNDAVIQLLEHKEEYNQFGVIRYFAEYFSSVKNSNHVLFREFNYIQATPHNRASFIRVFWKCYRQIGKSGDLLSMLEYRSLLQLLCPDFPVVLVQSAARIAVMDDTIDCLMSFSDFLYAFQLQFYYQEFLDCVLVIYQDLLAGKSPNTVIVPTSTSIEQIPSVSTEENNKEEQPQDGVEPSTLVQCIDALCDRSKHSHPPRSCMREILKQTDRISYYSFLMSLAKQEAINQTIGVLPSKAELLIDPEMDQELDKLIAQIVVSPSSNSSSSAVGGLKEVQKKASPRRNIHHRRRMEVESDGSTEETDSSEN; encoded by the exons ATGAACCGTTTGAACCCCACGGTTCCCGCTGATCAGTATCTCG CGGACAGCAATGTGCTGTTCTACCTGAATGATGCTGTGATCCAGCTGCTAGAACACAAAGAGGAATACAACCAGTTCGGAGTGATCCGCTACTTCGCTGAATA TTTCAGCAGTGTAAAGAACAGTAACCACGTCCTCTTCAGAGAGTTTAACTACATCCAGGCCACTCCACATAACAGAGCATCCTTCATTCGAGTATTCTGGAAATGCTACAGACAGATTGGCAAAAGTGGAG ACTTGCTCTCCATGCTGGAATACAGGTCCCTGCTGCAGTTACTGTGTCCAGATTTTCCAGTGGTGTTGGTTCAGAGTGCCGCCAG AATTGCTGTGATGGACGACACCATCGATTGTCTGATGTCTTTCTCTGATTTTCTTTATGCTTTCCAGCTGCAGTTTTACTACCAAG AGTTCCTGGACTGTGTGCTGGTAATCTACCAAGATCTGCTAGCAGGTAAGAGTCCCAACACTGTCATCGTCCCCACATCCACCTCCATCGAGCAGATCCCATCTGTGTCTACAGAGGAGAACAACAAAGAAGAGCAGCCACAAGATGGGGTGGAGCCTTCCACTTTGGTTCAGTGTATAGACGCCCTGTGCGACAGGTCCAAACACAG tcatCCGCCCAGGTCATGTATGAGGGAAATCCTGAAGCAAACTGACAGAATTTCTTACTACAGCTTCCTTATGAGTCTGGCTAAACAAGAGGCCATCAACCAAACTATTG GAGTGTTACCCAGTAAGGCAGAGCTGCTCATTGACCCAGAGATGGACCAGGAACTGGACAAACT GATTGCTCAAATCGTAGTAAGTCCTAGCAGTAACAGTAGCAGTAGTGCTGTGGGGGGGCTAAAGGAAGTGCAGAAGAAGGCATCACCCAGGAGGAACATCCACCACAGGAGGAGGATGGAGGTGGAGAGTGACGGCTCCACTGAAGAGACCGATTCATCTGAAAACTGA
- the cstpp1 gene encoding centriolar satellite-associated tubulin polyglutamylase complex regulator 1 isoform X2 has product MNRLNPTVPADQYLADSNVLFYLNDAVIQLLEHKEEYNQFGVIRYFAEYFSSVKNSNHVLFREFNYIQATPHNRASFIRVFWKCYRQIGKSGDLLSMLEYRSLLQLLCPDFPVVLVQSAARIAVMDDTIDCLMSFSDFLYAFQLQFYYQEFLDCVLVIYQDLLAEENNKEEQPQDGVEPSTLVQCIDALCDRSKHSHPPRSCMREILKQTDRISYYSFLMSLAKQEAINQTIGVLPSKAELLIDPEMDQELDKLIAQIVVSPSSNSSSSAVGGLKEVQKKASPRRNIHHRRRMEVESDGSTEETDSSEN; this is encoded by the exons ATGAACCGTTTGAACCCCACGGTTCCCGCTGATCAGTATCTCG CGGACAGCAATGTGCTGTTCTACCTGAATGATGCTGTGATCCAGCTGCTAGAACACAAAGAGGAATACAACCAGTTCGGAGTGATCCGCTACTTCGCTGAATA TTTCAGCAGTGTAAAGAACAGTAACCACGTCCTCTTCAGAGAGTTTAACTACATCCAGGCCACTCCACATAACAGAGCATCCTTCATTCGAGTATTCTGGAAATGCTACAGACAGATTGGCAAAAGTGGAG ACTTGCTCTCCATGCTGGAATACAGGTCCCTGCTGCAGTTACTGTGTCCAGATTTTCCAGTGGTGTTGGTTCAGAGTGCCGCCAG AATTGCTGTGATGGACGACACCATCGATTGTCTGATGTCTTTCTCTGATTTTCTTTATGCTTTCCAGCTGCAGTTTTACTACCAAG AGTTCCTGGACTGTGTGCTGGTAATCTACCAAGATCTGCTAGCAG AGGAGAACAACAAAGAAGAGCAGCCACAAGATGGGGTGGAGCCTTCCACTTTGGTTCAGTGTATAGACGCCCTGTGCGACAGGTCCAAACACAG tcatCCGCCCAGGTCATGTATGAGGGAAATCCTGAAGCAAACTGACAGAATTTCTTACTACAGCTTCCTTATGAGTCTGGCTAAACAAGAGGCCATCAACCAAACTATTG GAGTGTTACCCAGTAAGGCAGAGCTGCTCATTGACCCAGAGATGGACCAGGAACTGGACAAACT GATTGCTCAAATCGTAGTAAGTCCTAGCAGTAACAGTAGCAGTAGTGCTGTGGGGGGGCTAAAGGAAGTGCAGAAGAAGGCATCACCCAGGAGGAACATCCACCACAGGAGGAGGATGGAGGTGGAGAGTGACGGCTCCACTGAAGAGACCGATTCATCTGAAAACTGA